CCACCATCAGAGGTTCTCCATTTGCGGTATTGGCATTCTCGGATTGAGAGAATAGCATCGCCTCGAGTCGGAGCTGCCGCCCAAGTGTGGGGAGTCCATGCGCACCATTCCTGTCGAGCTGACCAGACGCTACGAGGAGCAGGGGTGGTGGACGCCCGACACGCTCGGTGAGCTGCTGGCCCGCCACCTCGCGGCCAACCCGGACACCGGGTTCTGGGTGCACTCCCAAACCCGGCCGTACGCCGGCACTTTCGCCGATGTCGAACACCGGGCCCGTCGGCTGGCGGCAGGGTTGAGGCGCCGCGGGGTGGGGCCGGGCGACGTGGTCGCCCTGCAGCTGCCGAACTGGATGGAAGCGGCGGTCACCTTCTGGGCGACGACCTTTCTCGGTGCGGTCGTCGTACCGATCGTGCATTTCTACGGGCGGAAAGAACTCGCCCACATCCTGTCGACCGCACGGCCCAAGGTGTTCGTCACCGCCCGCGAATTCGGGCGGATGCGGTTCGAACCCGATCTGGCCGCCGCCGTCCCGATCGTCGGCCTGGTCGGCGAAGACTTCGAGGACCTTCTCGACGCCGAGCCGATGACCGGAACTCTGGCCGCCGATCCGTCGGGCCCGGCGTTGATCGCGTTCACCTCCGGCACCACCAACAACCCCAAAGGTGTTGTGCACAGCCATCAGACGCTGGGCTTCGAAACCCGCCAGTTGCTGGAGAACTATCCGAAGGACCGCGGCCGGCAACTGACGGCCACACCGATCGGTCACTTCATCGGGATGGTCGGTGCGTTCCTGATCCCGGTGCTCGAGGGTGCGCCGATCGACCTGTGCGACGTGTGGGACCCGGGCCGGGTACTCAAACTCATGGAGACCGAGGGCATGTCGATCGGCGGCGGGCCGCCGTACTTCGTCACCAGCCTGCTCGACCACCCCGACTGCACCGAAGCGCACCGGTCACTGTTCACCACCGTCGGGCTCGGCGGATCGACCGTGCCGGCCGCGGTGACCCGGCGTCTCGCCGACATGGGCTTCTTCGTCTTCCGGTCCTACGGCAGCACCGAGCATCCGTCGATCACCGGCTCGCGCCCGACCGCGCCGGAGGACAAGCGCCTCTACACCGACGGTGACCCCCGGCCCGGTGTCGAGATCAAATTGAGCGAGGAGGGCGAGATCCTCTCCCGCGGACCGGATCTGTGCCTGGGCTACACCGATGACGAGCTCACCCGGCGGGCATTCGACGACGACGGGTGGTACCACACCGGGGACATCGGCGTACTCGACGAGGACGGATACCTGACGATCACCGACCGCAAGGCCGACGTGATCATCCGCGGCGGCGAGAACATCTCGGCGCTCGAGGTCGAAGAGGTGCTGCTGACCATGCCCAGTGTTGCCGAAGCCGTCGTGGTGGCCGCGCCCGACGACCGACTCGGCGAGCGGACGGCCGCGGTGCTGCGCATCCGCGGCGGCCATCAGATGCCGACGCTCGACGACGTGCGCGCGCACTTTCGGCGGGCGGGCGTGGCGATCCAGAAGTGGCCCGAGGAGCTGCACGAGGTGCCCGACGGGCAGGACTATCCGCGCACCGCCAGCGGCAAGGTGCAGAAGTTCCGGGTCCGCGAAATGGTGCGCCAAGCCGCCGTTGGTTAGCGGGGGTGCATTGCGCAGCCGCCATCTGTGAGAATAGGATTCTCCCGAGAAGAAAAGGAGTGTTCCATGGGGCAACTTTCACACCGGGTTGACATCCCGTTTCCGCTGTTCGATGCGGACAACCACCTCTACGAGCCGCCGGAGGCGATGACCAAGTACCTCCCGAAGGAGTACAAGGACATCGTCCAGTACGTGGAGATCAACGGGCGGACCAAGATCGCGATCAAGGGTCAGATCAGCAACTACATCCCGAACCCGACGTTCTCCGTGGTCGCCAAGCCGGGCGCCTGGGAGGAGTACTTCAAGTTCGGCAACCCGGACGGAAAGAGCAAGCGCGAGCTCTTCGGTGAGCCGATGCGCTCGATCCCGGCGTTCTTCGAGCCCGCGCCGCGCCTGGAGCTGATGAACGAACTCGGCGTCGACCGCTCGCTGATGTTCCCGACGCTGGCCAGCCTCATCGAGGAGCGGCTGCGCGACGATCCGGTCGCCATCCACGTCATCATCCACTCGCTCAACGAGTGGCTGCACGAGGTCTGGGGCTTCAACTACCAGAACCGCATCTTCACCACCCCGGTGATCACGCTGCCGATCGTCGAGAAGGCGATCGAGGAGCTGGAGTGGGCCGTCGCGCGCGGCGCCCGTGCCATCCTCATCCGCCCGGCCCCGGTGCCCGGCTTCCGTGGCCCCCGGTCGTTCGCGCTGCCCGAGTTCGACCCGTTCTGGGAGCGAGTGGTGCATCACGACATCTTCGTGGGCATGCACTCGTCGGACAGCGGTTACTCGCGCTACACCTCGGAGTGGGACGGCGTGGCCCAGGAGATGCTGCCGTTCCAGACCAACGCCATGAACATCCTCAACGAGTGGCGCCCGATCCAGGATGCCGTGGCGTCCTGGGTGATCCACGGTGCGCTGTTCCGGCACCCGAAGCTCAAGGTGGGCATCGTCGAGGCCGGTTCGAAGTGGATGTTCCCGCTGCTCGACTCGATGGCCGAGGTGTACAAGAAGGCTCCGGAAGCCTTCCTGGGCAACCCGATCGAGGAGATCAAGAACCGCATCTACGTCAGCCCGTTCTACGAGGAGGGCATCGACGACCTGATCAACCTCATCGGTGTGGACCAGGTGCTCTACGGCTCCGACTGGCCGCATCCGGAGGGCCTGGCCGAGCCGACGCACTACGTGACCGCGCTCGAACACCTCTCGGTCGAGGATCAGGCCAAGATCATGGGCGGCAACCTGGGTCGTCTCGTCACGGTGTGACGCACGGTTGGCAGACCATCCCCGAGATGGTCTTGAGCGCGGCGGACCGCTTCGGCGACGCAGAAGCGGTCGTCGACGGTCCGCTGCGCTTGTCCTTCACCGAGCTGGTGCATCGAATCCGGTGCGCCGCAGGTGCATTCGCCGACTCCGGTGTCGGCAAGGGGGATCGGGTCGCGATCTGGGCGCCGAACTCGGCGGAGTGGATCGTCGCGGCGTTCGGCCTGATGACCGCGGGCGGCGTGCTGGTGCCGGTCAACACGCGATTCAAGCCCGAGGAGGCCGGCGACGTCATCACCCGCAGCGGTGCGAAGGCCGTGCTGGTGCAGAAGGACTTCCTCGGCCTGGACTATTCGGTGGGAACCGACGTGCCGGTCATCGACCTGAAGTCCGGATTCCTGTCCGCCGGTTCGCCTTTCGAGTGCGCGATCGACGGCACCGACATCGCCGACGTCATCTTCACCTCGGGCACCACCGGCAGGCCCAAGGGCGCGATGATGAACCATCTTCAGACGCTGCGGGCGTACGAGGAGTGGGCGACGCTGGCGGATCTGCGCCGCGGCGACCGCTATCTGATGATCAATCCGTACTTCCACACGTTCGGGCTCAAGGCCGGGCTCGTCGCGTCGTTCCTGCGGGGCGCGACGATGCTGCCGGTGGCTGCCTTCGATGTCGACACCGTCGTGGAAACCATTGAGCGCGAACGCATCACGATGCTTCCCGGTCCGCCGACGCTGTATCACTCGCTTCTGACCGTGTCCGACAAGAGCCGGCTGGCCAGCCTGCGCGCGGGAGTGACCGGCGCGGCCGACATCCCGGTCGAGCTGATCCGGCGCATCCGCGACGAGCTGCCGTTCCAGACTCTGATGACCGGCTACGGGCTCACCGAGGCCGGCAACGTCACGCTGTCGCGGCCCGGCGACAGCCCCGAAGACGTCGCGACGACCGCGGGCCTGCCGTGCGAGGACGTCGAGGTGCGCATCGCCGACGACGGTGAGGTGCTGGTGCGGGGCTACAACGTCATGCAGGGCTACCTCGACGATCCCCGCGCGACAGCCGAGGCCATCGACGCCGACGGCTACCTGCACACCGGTGATCTCGGTGAGTTCACGGCCACGGGCCGCCTTCGTATCGTCGGGCGCAAGAAGGACATGTTCATCGTCGGCGGATTCAACGCCTACCCCGCCGAGATCGAGGGCTTCCTGCTCGAGCATCCCGAGGTGGCGCAGGCGGCGGTGATCGGGGTCCCCGACGAGCGGTTGGGGCAGGTCGGCAAGGCGTTCGTCGTCCGTAAGGACGGGCAGGTCACGCTGACCGGAGAGGCCCTCATATCGTGGAGCCGCGACAGAATGGCGGGGTACAAGGTGCCGCGCTATGTAGAGTTCCTCGACGAGTTGCCGTTGAACGCCACCGGCAAAGTGATGAAGGACCGCCTTCAGGACAATCTGCGCTGAGCAGTCGCACAGTGCGTAAATAGCATTTCCGCAGTACATCGATGTTTGCCGGGCCCTGCGGACGCGGGTATCGTCGCAGCGATACTCAAAAATGGATAATGGCATTCTCATAGAGTTGTGCAGATAACGAACAAGGAGGTCGCTGTGCCGTCTTTCAGGCGCCGCGCGTCGGTGGTGGACGCGGACAGCGTCGCCGCGCCGCCGCAGCAGGATCCTGAGCGGTCGGACGCGGACGAAGCACTGCGCCTCGCGGAAGAGGCGGAGGCCGAGGCGGCCGAGGCGGAGGCCCGCGCGGCGGCCGCTCGTGCGCGCGCCAAGGCGATCCGCCTCCGCAAGCAGGCCGAGGAGGCTCAGGAAGCTCAGCAGGCCGGATCCGATGCCGCTACCGAAAGCGCTGAAGTCGCCGAGAGCGCTGAGGCCACCGAGAGCGCTGAGGCCGCCGAAAGCGCTGAAGTCGCCGAGACGACGGAAGCCGACGACGACGCCGCCACCGACAGTGCCGCGGCCCCGGTGAGCACGCGGCGCCGGCGGCTGCCGCGGATCCCGTGGAAGATCGTCGCTGTCGTACTCGCAGTGCTGCTGATCCTTGGCTTCGCCGGTGCGAGCGGGTACATGGTCTGGCAGCACCGCCTTGCCGAGCAGGACCGGCAGCACACCGCCGAGTACTCGGCGGCCGCGCGGCAGAGCGTCGTCACGCTGATGTCCCTGGACTTCAACAAGGCGCAGGAGGACGTCCAGCGCATCATCGACAACACGACCGGCCAGTTCCGCGAGGACTTCGAGGCGCAGGCCGAGGACTTCGCCAAGGTTGCGAAGGACTCGAAGGTCGTCACCGAGGTCACGGTCAACGTGGCCGCCGTGAAATCGATGACGGACACGACCGCCACCGCGATCGTGTCGGCCACCTCGCGCGTCACCAACGCCGCCGGCGCCAACCAGGAACCGCGGTCCTGGCGGCTGCTGGTCGATCTGGTCCGCGAGGGCGACCAGATCAAGATGTCGAAAGTCGAGTTCGTACCGTGAACACCGAATCCAGCACCGACGAGGTCGAGGTCGCCGAACCGGAGTCGACCGCGGTCGAACTCGAAGCCGACACCGACGAGAAGCCGAAACAAACCGCGAAGAAGGGGATCGGCAGATATGTCGGCGCCGCCCTGCTGACCGTGGCGCTGGTGGCGTCGGCGGGGGTTGCGGCGTGGCTGTACTTTTTCCAGTTCCGCACCGACCTGCAGACCAACGCCGACGCCCAGAAGGTTGCGCTCGACGCGGCGACCACCGGGACCACCGCGCTGCTGTCCTACTCGCCGGACACGCTGGAGCAGGATTTCGCCGCGGCCAAGTCGAGGCTCACCGGCGACTTCCTGGACTACTATACCCAGTTCACCGAGCAGATCGTCACACCGGCGGCCAAGCAGAAGCAGGTCAAGACCAGCGCGGCCGTGGTACAGGCCGGCGTCGCCGAGATGCAACCCGACTCGGCGGTGGTGCTGGTGTTCGTCAACCAGACCACCACCAGCAAGGAGAACCCCGACGGCGCCTTCGCGGCGAGCGCGGTCAAGGTGGGGTTGACCAAGATCGACGACCGCTGGCTGATCAACGCTTTCGACCCCGTCTAGCGGACCGGGGTGGTGATGGCACCGACACCGCTGCTGCCGGCGATCGTTCCGGTGCCGACAGAGGCGGCCGACGCCGCGCGATATCTGCTCGACGGCCGCGCGACCCTGCTGCGCGTCGTCCGAGACCTGCTGGAGTCCGTCTCGGACCCGACCGCCGTCGTCGTGGTCAGCGCGCCGTCATCGGTCCGTGCCATCGGTGACCTGCTCGCCGCCGACGGTCTCGGCGCGATACCGGTGGTGGCCGCCGACGCACCGGCCGAC
The window above is part of the Mycolicibacterium rutilum genome. Proteins encoded here:
- a CDS encoding AMP-binding protein; protein product: MRTIPVELTRRYEEQGWWTPDTLGELLARHLAANPDTGFWVHSQTRPYAGTFADVEHRARRLAAGLRRRGVGPGDVVALQLPNWMEAAVTFWATTFLGAVVVPIVHFYGRKELAHILSTARPKVFVTAREFGRMRFEPDLAAAVPIVGLVGEDFEDLLDAEPMTGTLAADPSGPALIAFTSGTTNNPKGVVHSHQTLGFETRQLLENYPKDRGRQLTATPIGHFIGMVGAFLIPVLEGAPIDLCDVWDPGRVLKLMETEGMSIGGGPPYFVTSLLDHPDCTEAHRSLFTTVGLGGSTVPAAVTRRLADMGFFVFRSYGSTEHPSITGSRPTAPEDKRLYTDGDPRPGVEIKLSEEGEILSRGPDLCLGYTDDELTRRAFDDDGWYHTGDIGVLDEDGYLTITDRKADVIIRGGENISALEVEEVLLTMPSVAEAVVVAAPDDRLGERTAAVLRIRGGHQMPTLDDVRAHFRRAGVAIQKWPEELHEVPDGQDYPRTASGKVQKFRVREMVRQAAVG
- a CDS encoding amidohydrolase family protein, translating into MGQLSHRVDIPFPLFDADNHLYEPPEAMTKYLPKEYKDIVQYVEINGRTKIAIKGQISNYIPNPTFSVVAKPGAWEEYFKFGNPDGKSKRELFGEPMRSIPAFFEPAPRLELMNELGVDRSLMFPTLASLIEERLRDDPVAIHVIIHSLNEWLHEVWGFNYQNRIFTTPVITLPIVEKAIEELEWAVARGARAILIRPAPVPGFRGPRSFALPEFDPFWERVVHHDIFVGMHSSDSGYSRYTSEWDGVAQEMLPFQTNAMNILNEWRPIQDAVASWVIHGALFRHPKLKVGIVEAGSKWMFPLLDSMAEVYKKAPEAFLGNPIEEIKNRIYVSPFYEEGIDDLINLIGVDQVLYGSDWPHPEGLAEPTHYVTALEHLSVEDQAKIMGGNLGRLVTV
- a CDS encoding FadD3 family acyl-CoA ligase, whose amino-acid sequence is MTHGWQTIPEMVLSAADRFGDAEAVVDGPLRLSFTELVHRIRCAAGAFADSGVGKGDRVAIWAPNSAEWIVAAFGLMTAGGVLVPVNTRFKPEEAGDVITRSGAKAVLVQKDFLGLDYSVGTDVPVIDLKSGFLSAGSPFECAIDGTDIADVIFTSGTTGRPKGAMMNHLQTLRAYEEWATLADLRRGDRYLMINPYFHTFGLKAGLVASFLRGATMLPVAAFDVDTVVETIERERITMLPGPPTLYHSLLTVSDKSRLASLRAGVTGAADIPVELIRRIRDELPFQTLMTGYGLTEAGNVTLSRPGDSPEDVATTAGLPCEDVEVRIADDGEVLVRGYNVMQGYLDDPRATAEAIDADGYLHTGDLGEFTATGRLRIVGRKKDMFIVGGFNAYPAEIEGFLLEHPEVAQAAVIGVPDERLGQVGKAFVVRKDGQVTLTGEALISWSRDRMAGYKVPRYVEFLDELPLNATGKVMKDRLQDNLR